A genome region from Streptomyces durmitorensis includes the following:
- a CDS encoding ATP-binding protein: protein MTSQLPPRETDHYTQLSDAAVVTTRALLTARENIADTIDASAMMCLHGPAGVGKTLAVNVCLREVERTRGEEICRISFRARPTARAVRHELFAALGLPGDPPRHPSEFDRLLLDSLAAQPRTLVVDEAQWLNRETFEYLRYVWDHPYSQVAIIFAGGEGAHTVLRKEPMLSSRIFIWQHVTKLSLKEVQQVIPLYHPVWARADPANIAFADRHAAHGNFRNWARLTAHTLTALERTGRDYPDQEVLR from the coding sequence ATGACGAGCCAACTGCCGCCACGGGAAACGGACCACTACACCCAGCTCTCGGACGCCGCGGTTGTTACCACCCGGGCGCTCCTGACGGCCCGGGAGAACATCGCGGACACGATCGACGCCAGCGCGATGATGTGCCTTCACGGTCCGGCCGGCGTGGGCAAGACCCTCGCCGTGAACGTCTGCCTGCGTGAGGTTGAGCGAACCCGTGGCGAGGAGATCTGCCGGATCAGCTTCCGAGCCCGCCCCACGGCCCGTGCCGTACGCCACGAGCTCTTCGCTGCGCTCGGACTGCCGGGCGATCCTCCGCGTCACCCTTCCGAGTTCGATCGGCTGCTTCTGGACTCGCTGGCAGCCCAGCCTCGTACGCTGGTCGTGGATGAGGCTCAGTGGCTCAATCGAGAGACGTTCGAGTATTTGCGGTACGTCTGGGATCACCCGTACTCGCAGGTCGCGATCATCTTCGCTGGTGGCGAGGGAGCGCACACGGTGCTGCGGAAGGAACCGATGCTCTCCTCCCGCATCTTCATCTGGCAGCACGTCACCAAGCTCAGCCTGAAGGAAGTTCAGCAGGTCATCCCGCTCTACCACCCCGTCTGGGCCAGGGCTGATCCCGCGAACATCGCGTTCGCTGACCGCCACGCAGCACACGGCAACTTCCGGAACTGGGCCCGCCTCACCGCCCACACCCTGACCGCACTCGAACGGACAGGCCGCGACTACCCCGACCAGGAAGTGCTCCGCTAG